ATATTTGGCCATATAATTCCACAGTTtacccaagctcgaaatatgaccatGACAAAAAGACTGATCGCACCAATAAccttacgagtcttcatagctaATAACATCACTGCTTAACCGACAGACGatcaataacatcgcgacttaattgatcAATCAAGTACAACTCACTCTGAAGATGGCCagcgcacaggttgtcgaaacgtcagtcactgtcaacaacagtccttaATTCAAAACTACGTTAACCCGGACGATCGACATACTCAACCTTCTTATTACGACACTAAAGGATTTTAACAGATTATTGCTATATTTCGAGAAAATTCCCAATTTATAAATTTCATTTCATCATTATCCTGTTGTTAAGGAGCGGCGATGTCAACAGAGCATGGCTCTAAAATTAAGTTCAAAGTTAGATGCGTTGCTTCATGCACTACAGCCAAAGTTATGAAGCATCAAACAAGAAGAGGTAAGACCTTGAGAAATGGGCGCCTCAGCCTCCTTGAATTTACGTGTGCCATGACCATATCAGTATTTTACTGTTTTAGGTAAAGTGACGTACGTTGATAGCGGCACTTGTTCAAGTTCCCCAAAAGAGTATACACCAGACAGTCGAACAGAAGTTTGCTGTGCTTTCAGAGGATGGCCTCTACCTCGCATAATTTGGAGGAAGATCAAACCAGATGCAAAACGAATCGTCAACGGTTCTGACGGTTTTTCTCTTTCAGAGATGCTAGAGGGAAACGACACGCTACGTTCTTTTCTTCGCATAAGTAAATCTAAAGACAAACATGAAGGGAAATACGAGTGCATTGCAGAAAATAGTATTCCTGGCTGGCCAAGTCCTGAACCTGTAATATTCGAACTGAGTCTTGAATGTGAGTGGGGACCCGAGGGGGTCGGGCATTCCCTAAGTAATGGTCCGtgtaagaactaggcaaaagAACAATAGGCCAGTGCAATAGCGGCAGTTATTTTTTAGGTGCTAATTtctctaatcaaattaaatttgaatgctctgattggttaatagggcgaaaagcgcgaaatttgaattttagaaatgaatTAAGATAGTAAAAGAGTCATTcaaacaactttttattttgtctacTGCTCTGATATGTTGAAAACTATAACATATCTAAAATTTAGAGGATTTCTATGCGCCAAACCCGAGCAAAGTTAAACTGAtataaaattacatgaaaatggCACAGGAATACATCAATCGGCGACCTTCTGAAAGACAGCTACTTCGGCTTTCACAAAGGAAATGTCAAAACTGTGATCGGAAACAGCAGTAATCCAAGCTCACATGGCGAACGCGCCAAAGCAGCGCGGTTTTATTTTGCCACCATAAAGAACAACAATTTCATAAAATCATGTCGGAGCGTTATCCTAATGGCCCGCATTTGAATGAAAAGACGATTGtccatacaaaaaaaattcatggatGTTCGGAGAATTCGGTTTGTTTCAGAAGAAGTTCTCTTGACAGTCTTACATGGAAGATATATTTGTAGTCTAAATATCTCCGCAAAACCTACTTTCATACTTAGAAAAAGTAAAGGAAACAGTTACAGTCAAACTTGCATGATCTTTCGTACCGGGTAACACTCAAAACTAGTGAGAGCTACATTTGTATTATATATTATAACTAAGCGGCTGCCGTCTTACAACTGTTGCGAAATTACAatcacaaatttcaattcgttCGTCTTAAGTTGCACTTAGCTCGACGAAACAGCCTAGATTGAAAACAAATCGAATTATAGAAGAGTAAAGATACACAAAATTCTGAAGTTTCGAAAAGGACAAAATAACTACACAGTCACATCATGCGGTGATGCGATAATTTATTGGGTTCAGCTTACCTCAATAAGCTCAAATCAGGCGGCTTCACATCGctttaagaaatttaatttatttctgtatAAAGAACAAATCTGTCGCTTCCACTCTTTGTGCCCAGCTTATCTCCACAATTACTCTGAATCATCACTGAATCAAAGCGATCTCCTCCTGACAACATAAACAACTGCTTCGGTCCTACTTGTCCACATGGCCATTCGACGACATGTTGAGGACAGCTGCAAACGCTGCTGCAGTAGGAATTTCACGATCACTCCGATGATAAAATACATTGAATAAAAGCAATAAACAGTCGATAAAGGGAAATATGTAGATTTCGATGAAATTGACGACATTTCTTTgggcaaaagacaaatttcctcACATCTCTAGTGTCGCATCCAAGATGGTTCACAACAAGGTCACGCGCGTGTTGCACgttttccgctctaacttttgattggcgCACACAACAATGCTGAAACTTGGCCGTGAGGTAAAAGACAGGAGaatggggaaaataaagctaaaaaaagttgtttttgtcacgtttttcttggttttttcgtcgatttttggatttcagccaatcagaacccaccatttaattgaaattaaaaattaaaagttaacaCCTTTTAATCGATTTTGCGTTCTGCCTGCCTAGTTCTTACGCGGACCATTACATAATGGCTATGGGTGggcggcccaagctcagtgTGTGAGTTTAACCATTAACACATGTAGTTTCATATTGCGTAATTTAAAATGGCTTTGAATATATTAacgatttgtatgggaattcaggtaaaagattcaAATCGATAAATACTCGCTAGAATGTTTCTATAAAATACAGCTTACCGTAtttactttgcttgtttttgtttgctgtgtaGTTATTTCGCTTAAATCgcaatggatcggaaaaataaccacacagcaaacaaaaacaagcaaagtaaatacggtaagctgtattttattaaacattctagcgagtatttatcgatttgaatcttttacctgaattcccatacaaatcctttatattcACGGCCATTTTAAATTACGCAATATGAAACTACATGTGTTAATGATTAAAGTCACAcactgagcttgggccgcctgtgcccCTTCCCTTATCTGAAGCTCTGTATCCACCACTTGTTCGGGTATATGAacgggtagggatttcactacttgaagtatataaaaaagCGTAGGGAAATCTGCCGTTTTGGtctgtaaaaataattaattatagtCAATTGacgtttattttatttgcaacctTATTTGCTACAGGTCCGTTCCCTGAAAAACCAAAGATTCGCTCTCCCATGGTGACTGCAAGTGCGTCTTCCAACGCCAGTTTAATATGTTTGGTTGAAATTGATCCGGATGGCTGTGCAGATAGCCTAGAATTACAATGGAGGCATTTGCGTTTCAACAGTTCAGTGCTAATAAAAGGCGATGAAAAGTatgaaatacaagaaaagaAGACAGACACCAAGTGCAAAATAGAGTTTATCCTTACTATTAATAACGTCACTAAAGATGACGAGGCGAAGTACAGCTGTAACTCAGTCTGTAGAGTGGGTCCTGGAGTCGTAAAGTCGGCCACCATTGAGTTAAGAGTAGGAGGTGAAGAAGAAGGTAATTTAAAGGGTATCTCCGTAAAACCAGTAACAGGCCCGGAACACCCTCAGGACGCCCCCGGACACCCCCTGACAGGCTAGACGCCCCGGAATaccctaaaaaatatatcaattaAGACTTGATTGGATCCATTGTGGGATTTGACGTATTAACACGACTTGATGTCATggttttgaataaaacaatCAACGTCTGCTGCTCTTTTCTTTATGTCGGTGCTAGCAGGAGGGGCAGGGAGGGGGTGTTTTGCTTACGGCGTAGCAATGATCCTGGAATTAAGTGTTTATCATAACATTACTGACATGTTCAGTACTGTGGTAACATCGCTGGCGCGCTGTTAATGTTCACAACCTTGTTTGAGACCTTAAATGCAACAGGCTGCCGGTCCAAATAAACGAGCCTTTTCACCACGTTTAATAGTGGTATTACCCTGTTAAGACTCTTGATCCTGAAACCATACCCTGCTGGGCGGcacattatacacttaatgtcagatcccgagggaaacagttagaaTTTGTTTTCCCGAAAGTccgtcctgatgtttcccgagacgaagtctaGGGAATcctcaggactcgagggaaaacaaaactaactggtttcccgagggacctgacattgagtattttgttgtatttctaaacttttacttcaacagcaacaaaagaataaccggaccgaaccaaaacagtcgactcggtacttgtAACACAAAgctaattctcaaaaccactgaatgagtgacttacaaagtactttccttatattatctgcatcttttttcttcactagctgcttgtttctcttctgggatagctttaaaaatcattgctttttaGTTTGAGGCTTCGTGCTTGTGTTGTTCCATGGTGTTCCGGCACACTAATTACAACGCCAGAATGACCGATGGAATGTCGTAAGGTCGTTCGATCTGTTGTGTGTGTGATGTTACCGATTCaagtgaaacctcttcagcagtactttggcAAGGTTATAACGTTTTAGGACACAAAGTCAGTTCGTAGTTCGCCAACTTTTTACTCCGTCTTCTCACATTCTACACTAGTGCCCAGTACTGCTCAATGgtgtactatttatttagtatgtagttctaacttttgatcaTGAGTCTGTGTATggaatgaaacctcttcagcagaaCTTTCACATGATAccatttatttagtatgtagttctaaattttgagtctgtgcatgaaatcctatggtgtgaccattcaaatgaaacctcttcagcagatCTTTAACAATTGCAGTATTTTTTaattagtatgtagttctaacttttgagtctttggAGGAAATCCCATGGTATTAccactcaaatgaaacctcGAAGAAGAACGGCTTGTCCGTTCGAAACATTGGGAATATTcgtgtttttcttctttgctgttttgttattacaGTATATATATTGTCATTTTCCATGTCTTGTTATAGTGTTGGCAGTAAATGTAGTAAATATTGACTTACATGCAGAGGGTGGACGGACGTTCGGACGTCCTGACCGtaacgtgattaccaaaatttctctcATCTTTAGGTTACAAGTTACAACTTTTACTTAGCCATGGTTCTCCCCGAACCGAGCGGGACATTTTCGCTATCATAAGATAATGAAGAGAAACAGTTACGAGAATTAATTTTAACAATCCTGACAGTTTTTTACTCACTCCAGCCCCTCTACTGACTCTTTACGGAAATTTATGGTGATCAGAAAATGCTGAAGGTACATTCTTTATTTTCAGCTGTGCCGAACACGTCTTCAGATCCAACAGGTCAGTGAAAGTTGAATCATTGTGCTAACGAAGTAACTTGTGTAGTAACGGTCGAATTAAGTTACGCATTGTGACAATTGTTACATATCGCACTAACTGATTACACTGAGGGCAAAGAAAACCATCTCAGACCGACGAGAAACCCCAGTGGGTTTGTAGcagtgtttgttttatttagCTGGCTTCCCGAGCTTTTTAAGCAAGACAGCTCAAGATGAAGCTGTCTTCTGATTAGCTACCTGATTAGATACCTGAGCGGGCAACATTGGCCCATAAATCTCGCCCCTCGCAGGGGTGGCCCGCTGTGTCACGTGAGATAtatattgtttttaatattgGCAATATAAAAAGAATACAATTTAATTTCCCTGTCGTCTTCGATCACCaagtaacaaaaacataaaaaaactgtCGGTAAATGAATGACCGTTCTCCCACCTCCCCtctccaaactttggtttgggTGACAAAAGTTTCTCAGACAAATACAACATTGAAATGGGGAAGAGGGGAACTTTGTTGTAGTTTGATAAAATTGTATGATCTTCCGTCAACTAATGATTGCTCGAGGGTGTTGATTTGCGTTTCAGGGTGTTTTCTCTATAAAGAATTAAGGTATTAGTAGTCCGCTGAAATTAAATTTCCAAAATTGACTGCAACAGGTACTCCGTAACTGGATCAAATAACATTTCATGATCTTCCGCAGCGTTTGTAGCCGCCAAAAATGCCACGCCTTCCAGTCACAGGAGTTGGGTCCTGCCTATCATCATTATTTCATCAGCAATCGTCTTTGTGTCGATTGCGATAGCTACGCACTTCTTTATAAAGAAACAGCGCACCTATTCACCACATGGAGCGGGTGACCTTGAAGAAGGAATTATGAAGAGCAATAATCTTTTCATCAGTTACAGTTCAAAAGATGGTGCGTGGGTCAATGAAAATCTGATTCCCATTCTCGATAAACACTCAATATCCTACAGCATTCACACAAGAGATTTTGAGTTGGGAAAGCCCATTGTCCAAAACATGGCAGACAGCGTCTACAGCAGCCGCAAAGTTCTGATTGTCTTGTCCGACAACTATTTCGCCAGCAACTTCTGTCGAGAAGAGCTGCACATGGCCGTCCAGCGGGAGAAAGACGCTGCAGACTCCTCACTGATTCTGGTGGTGTTCAGTAAGTTAAAGATACAGAAGTTGCCAAGGGCGTTGAAAAGCAAAAAGTGTTGGCTTCATTTTGAGAAGCATAAGCGAGATTGGGAGAAGAAATTGTTGAGTGTAACACTAGATGGAAAAGCTTCTTAATTTGTGTACCAAACTGAATTTTAGTCTTAATACTAGATCTCAAGTAAGTGTCAGTGAGTGTCAGCAAGGCTCACAGCCAACCATATTATTCATTTCTTGTAAAGGCGACTCTCTATTCTTCATGGATCAACGCCTCATAATTAAAAACACCAATGGAATCATAATTTTTACTGTGAATAAAGCTCGGGTATCTTATcatactagtaataaccaaacaTTAGTGAGTGCGCCGTTTGACAACGACCGAAGGTCCAAACGCTTCAGTTGCTCctcgctgtgctttgcgtacgTTTCGCGTGAGGAACTTACATGAAACACCGTGAAAATAATGTCTCTGATATACATGTACGATACTCGATTATTTAAATATCATATAAACCTTAGTGAACGTGAGTGGCAGTAAAATCCAGAGGAAAAGCAAGCAAAACCTTTAacatgtattattattcattcaaaatatttctccgatTCTGACTGACTAAAAGCAcaagcataattcaccataaccagctactgatgaccaaatttggaagaattttgcgattaatcaaccgaggacgtcaaaagtgcagcttccttgccggttaatgcaccgttaacccaGAAGACctgtggacgaggttgagttgttttagttgtgaaaacaaaaatggcggacatttcactcgttttaagagtaagaactaggcggaataatagctaaaaatctggcaaaaacagcaagaagacaactcgaacaACTCTACTTCTCCtacttggagaatatttgcggagctgaacaaccctaaatgTGCAATATCGAAGATGatgatgtttttaaagtaggaattattttgaatgaataataaaacaattgttgaattcggctttcgtatcatatgaagaactATGGAGATCTCgaaggataacaccctcctcgatctccataattcttcatttgTACATGCAATCGTATCTTATACAACTAAATTTAATGCAAGTGATTTAAGAGCTCAAgttaaaattattacaaaactTGTGTGTGAATAAAGTTTAACTTGGCAAAAAAACGATCGGCTTTGGGCCTTTTTCCTAAAGGGTCTGGTCAATTTGTATGCTCTAAAACATTTAATTGCTTTGATATCGCTCTAATTGCATAAAGCAGAGAGCGAAACGGCCTTAAATTTCTCTTTCGTCAGAAAAAGTCACCATTACTGTAATTGGTGTCATTAGTCATATTGAATACGTTGAGAACCCGTTTATGTCGTGAtaagttgtgaaaaaaaaagacctcTGGCCGCCATCTTAGAATGAAAGCGAGCCTACGCATGAATTACCACGGGCAAAATGGCTGCCATTTTCCAAAGTTGAATGCAAAGATTTTGTGACGACACGGTATGCATGATTTCAGTGCCGACCCATGACACGGTATGTATGATTTATTGCCGGTCCATTTAGTGAATGATGTGGTGGTTATAACTCAGAATTGGAGCGAGTGTACAACAGTTTATTAAGGTATTTCATTCGTGAAGCTGAAATTTTGAATGTAAAGCTGGAAAATCTGGATGTAGCCATTCAATAGGTTTATTGTATTTATTGGTGAAATTTCCATAGGTCAAATCTCAAAACCGTGCCTGCAGTTCAGAGCGAAACATCGCACCTACAGACATGGCATCTGCTCAGAGAGGGACGTTTCTTTGACACAACCAGGAACGTAGTAAATTACACTAGAAAGTAGTCAATTAAACATTCCATAAGCTTGGACATAGAGCTCTTTTTAGTGAAGCTTGGCCCGAATACGTGCAACTGCCTAGGCACAATCCCCAACGTACCCTGCGCACCCATTATGCGCCTGTAATAGAAATTTCTTTAGGGTACTTTCCAGGACTCGTTAACTACTTTATTTAAAGCCCTACCCGCAAAAGTAAGGCGCTGTCCAGagttaaatacttttaaaaattatcagTTTGGAATATTTGAAAGAGTAGGACCAGTATGCGCTTAAGTTGAAACTCACaagttgtcttgataaggtttctTAGTTATAGTTACTCGCAGTATTTATAGTATTTTAGATCAGTTTacagttttaacagtttttaaggGCATTACTGTAAACAGTTAGCTTTTGTAGTAACATTAATATATAAGTAGTTAGTTTTTAGTTAGTATCATGACAGATGTAAAGCTACCATGCAGAAATACTGTCAATAAATGGTTGTTATTATTTACAACTGTTATTCATTATCATTGTTCTCGGATATCCGAAGATGAAAGAGccgaatttctgactaaaactgaaaggaagaaatgcaagaatacgcaaaacataTATTatctgcttgtttttttttttttttttttttttttaataacatttatttggttacaacacttctaatgacaatacttacatttacatggaggaaaaataaaaacaaggtacaagagataaaggaaaaatacgATGTTACAGCATTTGCAACTATTTAagcttaaaaatttttttacaaaattgactACTAttttcaaaattgcaaaataaaacacgatacaacaaaaacataagaaGTCTGTCCTACCAACTAAAAGGtgatttgcatttgcatttgtttctgcatcacttttaacttttggaacttttggaattatttaataacagcaagtttatttgtccgaggggcaaagtttaagagggctccatttgtttttgaaggaggacatattgttattattagaggcaatctctttttcaatttccatggagtTCATAACGGTTTGTATATAAACCTGTAGCGCAGGGTTGCAGTTATTTAACTTACAGGTGTAAATATATCGTTTGGCGATAAGGAAAAGGTGATGTAGTAATAAATCAGAGATATATTATCAATTAGTCCAAGACAGATAAGAGGAGAGAAGGCAATGGATTTGTTTAAGGTGGTGTTTTGAGTTATCCATTGATAAATGTCTTTCCAGAATTTTTGAGTGTAACTGCAATACCAGAACAAGTGGGAAAGGGTTTCAGTAGATTCCCCGCAGAAAGAACAGGAGTCTGCTTGTTTTAGGCCGATTTTAAAGAGGAAGTCGTTTGTTGCTATTCGTCTGTGGAGGAACATGAATTGGAACACTCTtaactttgtttctgttgtacACAGAAAGGGGAGGCGGTATGTATTCTCCCAGTTCACATTCGCATTCCCTATTATATTTTCCTTAGACAGCCATTTTTCCTGGCTTTTAAGAGGGGTGGTGGCCTTTTTTTCGATAATTGATTTGTAAACGGTTTTACAAGCTTTTTCTGAGGCTAGTAATGTTTGCCCAAAGGTCTTGGTTTTGGGTCCTCTATTGGGTTGTTGAGAACACTTTTGCCTGAACAGTTTAACGGCTGATACTACCTTATAGAATTCTAGAAAGTTAGTCTTGATTTTATATTTAGCGGTAAATGCAGTATAGCTTAATGTAGACTTTCCGTCCGTGTCAAGGATGTCTTTAACATCTTTCATACCTGCGGTGAACCAAGATTTATAGAAAATTGGTTTGTTCTCTATTCTTATGAGGGAGTTGTGCCAGATCTGAGCTGACGTGAAATCTAGATTGTTGTCCTTATAATTTAGGGTCGTTCAATATTCCATAATCTCAGCTAAAAATGGATCTCGCAGATTAAGTAAACGAACGTCTTTAGGGCTTAAGTTTCCCCAGAAAACTAATTTCCCTCCAAATTGTGCTAGTCGATGATTGAAAAAAAGCTTCCATTTCCCTGTATCTTGATCATCTAAATAGCTTTTTACCCATTTCATTTTTAAGGCCTGGTTAAAACTAGCAATATCGATCATCTTTAGCCCCCCCTTACTGTAATCGTTGatcatttctgttctttttattttgtcccCTTTATTGTCCCAAAGAAAATCGTATAAcagagcgttaatttcctttatgaCCCCTTTCGGTGTCGGAAGGGAGGATAAAACGTAAACAATCTGAGATACCGCTAGAGCTTTTAGAGTGGCAATTTTGCCCATAAGTGTGAGTCTTCTGGCCGACCAGCTCCCgaggatttttttaatcttttcgaTTTTCTCAGTGAAATTATTGTCGCAAAACATATATTATCTGCTTTTTACTATACGGAgtatcttcaagaaaaaaagtctGTTTTAGACGCAACCGAGCCAAGGACAGAGTCTTAAAGAAAGTCCACGAGGAGATATGCTTGTTAAGAATAGAAATATTTTGGAtgagtaataaaacaattattaattCAGCTTTCGTATCGGCTGTATCGGAGGCTATTATCCACTTCAGCCTTCGGCATTCTCTTCGATCTGCAGATTTCTTCACATAATATCTTCgtattttttgcctcattcAATACCCagagggtactcccttatataaaaCACGTTCTAAAGTTAACTaagatattctaaaacgaaaagaATTCAGCTGAAAATTAAGACTTCTTTTAAATTTGTGCCGAAAATGAAAATCTCGTCTGAAATTTAATCACTTTAGTGTCATTTCTGACGGGTAAACTCTACCTTCGGCTGAAATAACCTTCGAGGACcctttttttaacttaacccTGGAAATTCCTcagtagttttaaaaaaatgctaaaataaaGAATTCTCAAGACCCTTATGTCTTTAGAAATCGATTCCTTTACAAATGATGTTTTAGAAATTTCCGAAGCAAATTGTATTAGAGCAGTGTCTCGAAATTCCGTTGTATAGACGCGGGTAGCCCAGATATGTTGTTTCGGAAATTTCCGAAACACTATTAAGTCTCAAAAAAACTGAAGAGATACGGCTCACCAAATGTGTTTCGGAAACTTCCAAAACACTTTTTATTAATGGTTTCATGCAGAACTTATTTATAGAGGGTCACAAAATGTTGCTTCAGAAATTTCCGAAACAGTTTCTATATTGTCCCAGATTTCTTCTGAAGACGGTCGCAAAATGTGCTCCAGAAATTTCTGAAACACTTTTTACAAAGGTTTTTCCAGATTTCTCTCAAAGACGGTCAAAAAATACTGCTTCGGAAATTTCCGAAACAACTTTTATAAATAAAGGTTGTTCCAGATTTCTCCTAAAGACGGTCACAAAGTGTTGCTTCAGAAATTTCCGAAGCAGTTGATACACTGATTGGTTAAGTGCCAGCGTTTATGCATAATGAACAGAACGAACATCGACCGTATTCTTCGATGAGAGGAACTCCTAGCTGATTTAGTCAGTTATTACAATGTAGCATGCAGTACATCTGCTAACAAATCATGAATGTAGGTGATATTTGTAGTTATTAGAGATACGTAGTTGACATCAAGGTCATCAAGATCTCCGTTTCCTTCTGGGTTTTCCTATTTCTTTGTTACCCGGCGAATAGTTTGGAGGCTCCTTGCTTTCTTCCTCTGCAACGATGCACTATTACACTGACGAATTTCAGCACAAGGCACAGTAGATCCTATTAACATaaggaaaattacagaaattttcactttttttgtgtATGATCAGCTGATTAAAGGAAGACGGAATAAAACATTGCCCTGGTAGAAAATGTTGTATGACCTGAAATGAGGCATCAATCAAGTCGAAATAATCTGTGACCACCCTTGTTTTCAAGTAGAATTAACCAACATATAGATTGagagttattttaaaaaagtggct
The sequence above is a segment of the Porites lutea chromosome 3, jaPorLute2.1, whole genome shotgun sequence genome. Coding sequences within it:
- the LOC140931025 gene encoding uncharacterized protein; protein product: MATDQHMGRRLRQMYLKSTVLVSLFSLLIKDVSAANNFRPDCEIRESCSRSSECLVNQITVDPNSNVTLNCSIKPGGVTRGINWRNLTNDGMVLQQNSSAGGNERCQCTHIYFARKVTYVDSGTCSSSPKEYTPDSRTEVCCAFRGWPLPRIIWRKIKPDAKRIVNGSDGFSLSEMLEGNDTLRSFLRISKSKDKHEGKYECIAENSIPGWPSPEPVIFELSLECPFPEKPKIRSPMVTASASSNASLICLVEIDPDGCADSLELQWRHLRFNSSVLIKGDEKYEIQEKKTDTKCKIEFILTINNVTKDDEAKYSCNSVCRVGPGVVKSATIELRVGGEEEAVPNTSSDPTAFVAAKNATPSSHRSWVLPIIIISSAIVFVSIAIATHFFIKKQRTYSPHGAGDLEEGIMKSNNLFISYSSKDGAWVNENLIPILDKHSISYSIHTRDFELGKPIVQNMADSVYSSRKVLIVLSDNYFASNFCREELHMAVQREKDAADSSLILVVFSKLKIQKLPRALKSKKCWLHFEKHKRDWEKKLLSVTLDGKAS